In Clostridium sp. JN-1, one genomic interval encodes:
- a CDS encoding replicative DNA helicase, translated as MDSPLRSMPHNIEAEQSVIGAMLIDKTSIAEAMEVLKTEDFYKDAHKIIFESIVSLYQKDIAIDIITLSENLKSRGKLDDIGGITYISELSGSVISTANIQSYIKIVKEKATLRNLIKAATKIIEESYSNQDNVPKVIDLAEKQIFNIAGNNVKSDFEPISDILERGFVQIEKLFNNKGETTGVASGFRELDAKTSGFQKGDMVLIAARPSMGKTTFALNIAEHAALKEGKNVAMFSLEMSKEQLAYKLLCSEAHVDMLNLRTGNLEDKDWENIARASGPLGGAKLYIDDSAGISIMEMRSKCRRLKIENGIDLIIIDYLQLMAGSGGSESRQQEVSEISRSIKALAKEMECPIIALSQLSRAPEARTDHRPMLSDLRESGSIEQDADLVLFLYRDEYYNKDTEERNIAECIISKQRNGPTGTVKLAWLGQFSKFGNLDVIHQE; from the coding sequence ATGGATTCACCTCTTAGAAGTATGCCTCATAATATAGAGGCTGAACAAAGTGTAATAGGAGCAATGCTCATAGATAAAACTTCCATAGCAGAGGCTATGGAAGTTTTAAAAACAGAAGACTTTTATAAGGATGCTCATAAGATAATATTTGAGTCTATAGTAAGCTTATATCAAAAGGACATAGCTATAGATATTATAACCCTCTCTGAAAATTTAAAATCAAGGGGTAAATTAGATGATATTGGCGGTATAACGTATATAAGTGAATTAAGTGGTTCGGTTATATCTACAGCTAATATTCAATCTTATATAAAAATAGTAAAAGAAAAGGCAACTTTGAGAAATTTGATTAAAGCTGCTACAAAAATTATAGAAGAAAGCTACAGCAATCAAGATAATGTACCCAAAGTTATTGATTTAGCAGAAAAACAGATATTTAATATAGCTGGAAACAATGTAAAGTCTGATTTTGAACCTATTAGCGATATACTTGAAAGAGGTTTTGTGCAAATAGAAAAGCTTTTTAATAATAAAGGTGAGACAACAGGTGTTGCTTCAGGATTTAGGGAGTTGGATGCAAAAACTTCTGGCTTTCAAAAAGGCGATATGGTTTTGATAGCTGCAAGACCATCCATGGGAAAAACTACTTTTGCATTAAATATAGCTGAACATGCAGCATTAAAAGAAGGAAAGAATGTAGCAATGTTTTCACTAGAAATGTCAAAGGAACAGCTAGCTTATAAACTCTTGTGTTCAGAAGCTCATGTAGATATGCTAAATCTTAGAACAGGAAATTTAGAAGACAAGGATTGGGAGAATATTGCAAGGGCATCTGGTCCTCTTGGAGGAGCTAAATTGTATATTGATGATTCAGCAGGTATATCAATAATGGAGATGAGATCAAAATGCAGAAGGTTAAAAATAGAAAATGGAATTGATCTTATAATCATAGACTATTTGCAGCTTATGGCAGGCAGCGGAGGATCAGAAAGTAGACAGCAGGAAGTATCCGAGATATCAAGATCTATAAAAGCACTAGCAAAGGAAATGGAATGTCCTATTATTGCACTATCACAGTTATCACGTGCACCAGAGGCTAGAACAGATCACAGACCAATGCTTTCAGATTTAAGGGAATCAGGTTCAATAGAGCAGGATGCAGATTTAGTTTTGTTCTTGTACAGAGATGAATACTATAATAAAGATACAGAAGAGAGAAATATAGCTGAATGCATAATTTCAAAACAGAGAAATGGTCCTACTGGAACTGTAAAGTTAGCATGGCTTGGACAATTTAGTAAGTTTGGTAATTTGGATGTTATCCATCAGGAGTAA
- a CDS encoding 2-hydroxyacyl-CoA dehydratase family protein, giving the protein MNEKAIERFKRNVVRISNGTLNQLNNVNALQEMDYFTNILKNNFTDFSENPNTYIGNYCVMVPDELIYAFGCTPMRLFSGYNIAALLGDELVPRDACPVIKTSVGFQFMNILPVYNQCKAVILPLTCDRKRKSADILAKKLPVIPLPISTDKSEKGFEDNYKNPIALTKSLSSLTGRKNHLPCSSRMYSL; this is encoded by the coding sequence ATGAATGAAAAAGCAATAGAAAGATTTAAGCGAAACGTAGTGCGTATTTCGAATGGTACATTAAATCAGCTGAACAATGTAAACGCCTTGCAGGAAATGGATTATTTTACAAATATACTAAAAAACAATTTCACAGACTTCTCTGAAAATCCAAACACCTATATTGGAAACTACTGTGTTATGGTGCCGGATGAACTGATATATGCCTTTGGCTGTACCCCCATGCGGTTATTCTCCGGATACAATATAGCAGCATTGCTCGGGGATGAGTTGGTACCAAGAGATGCCTGTCCAGTTATAAAAACATCAGTTGGATTTCAATTTATGAACATTCTACCTGTCTACAATCAATGTAAAGCTGTGATTTTGCCGCTTACCTGTGATAGAAAAAGGAAGAGTGCTGATATTTTGGCAAAAAAGTTGCCAGTCATTCCTCTGCCGATTTCTACAGATAAATCCGAAAAAGGATTTGAGGATAATTATAAAAATCCGATTGCCCTCACCAAATCCTTGTCCAGTCTTACAGGCAGAAAGAATCATCTACCATGTTCTTCGCGGATGTACTCCTTATGA
- the hsp18 gene encoding heat shock protein Hsp18 has product MFDMVPFRKDNGFLRRGDDFDKLFDNFFNDSFFAPMNISRFGNGFKVDLKETEDDYQIEADLPGIKKEAINIDYDNNYLTVSAKRDDSVEDKQDNYIRRERRYGEFKRSFYVDNVDQNNIDAAFKDGVLKITLPKLEKGKETKTKIDIH; this is encoded by the coding sequence ATGTTTGATATGGTTCCTTTTAGAAAAGATAATGGTTTTTTAAGAAGAGGTGATGATTTCGATAAATTATTTGATAATTTCTTTAATGATTCATTCTTTGCACCAATGAATATATCTAGATTTGGAAATGGATTTAAAGTTGATTTAAAGGAAACTGAAGATGATTATCAAATAGAAGCAGATCTTCCTGGAATAAAAAAAGAAGCTATAAATATAGATTATGATAACAATTATTTGACTGTAAGTGCTAAGAGAGATGATTCAGTTGAGGATAAGCAAGATAATTATATAAGACGTGAGAGAAGATATGGTGAATTTAAAAGAAGCTTTTATGTTGATAATGTAGATCAAAATAATATAGATGCCGCATTTAAAGATGGTGTACTAAAAATTACTTTACCTAAATTAGAAAAAGGAAAAGAAACTAAAACTAAAATAGATATACACTAA
- a CDS encoding 2-hydroxyacyl-CoA dehydratase family protein gives MSKVEKLAQKYNIPVLRIETDFSAEDLEQVKIRLEAFIEMLEQRR, from the coding sequence TTGTCAAAGGTAGAAAAATTAGCACAAAAGTATAATATCCCGGTTTTAAGGATAGAAACAGACTTTTCTGCGGAGGATTTGGAGCAGGTCAAAATTAGATTGGAAGCATTTATAGAGATGCTTGAACAAAGGAGGTAA